In one window of Danaus plexippus chromosome 7, MEX_DaPlex, whole genome shotgun sequence DNA:
- the LOC116770964 gene encoding shematrin-like protein 2 — protein MRAFIAILFITASVLAEPSKVVQKRSGLVGHYGGAIISSGGYGGYGGYGGYGGYGLGSGLGSGGIVSGVGIGSGLGLSSGAIVGADVHTTVTKHVGVPVPAPYPVAVDRPVPYPVKVGVPVPVDRPYAVPVPRPYPVTVEKAVPVAVDRPVPVPVPHAVPVPIIKQVGYPVPQPYPVPVARPVAVPVPQPVGVPVVAGIRSGVGAIGIGGGYGGIGGGIYGGSGYSSGIYSGGIYGGGIHGHGHGKIW, from the exons ATGAGGGCTTTT ATCGCAATTCTTTTCATAACTGCATCGGTTCTGGCGGAACCGAGCAAGGTTGTCCAAAAACGTAGCGGACTTGTTGGTCATTATGGCGGAGCTATCATATCTAGTGGCGGGTATGGAGGCTATGGAGGCTATGGAGGATATGGGGGGTACGGACTCGGCTCCGGGCTTGGCTCTGGGGGTATCGTGAGCGGTGTTGGAATCGGATCCGGCCTGGGCTTATCCTCCGGTGCAATCGTCGGTGCTGATGTCCACACAACCGTCACCAAGCACGTTGGAGTCCCTGTACCAGCCCCCTATCCAGTGGCCGTAGACAGACCAGTGCCTTACCCCGTTAag GTTGGAGTGCCAGTGCCAGTAGACAGGCCCTACGCTGTGCCCGTCCCAAGGCCCTACCCAGTGACAGTTGAGAAGGCCGTGCCAGTTGCAGTAGATCGCCCCGTGCCAGTTCCAGTACCTCACGCAGTCCCCGTGCCAATCATCAAACAA GTGGGATACCCTGTTCCGCAACCGTACCCAGTGCCTGTCGCTAGGCCAGTGGCAGTGCCAGTACCACAACCTGTAGGAGTTCCAGTTGTAGCTGGCATTCGTTCTGGAGTTGGAGCTATTGGCATTGGCGGAGGTTATGGCGGAATCGGCGGTGGCATCTACGGTGGTAGCGGCTACAGTAGCGGCATCTATAGCGGTGGCATCTACGGCGGTGGCATCCACGGCCACGGTCACGGTAAAATCTGGTAG